A DNA window from Tenuifilaceae bacterium CYCD contains the following coding sequences:
- a CDS encoding acyl-CoA thioesterase, which yields MVEKILNTETRQFKVAFPSTLNDNHTLFGGIAMQWMDEVAYITARRFAQQKMVTVSVDKIKFLQPINSGSIVEVVGRVSKVKNAIIEIQTNVYIEEMLVKKNAIEAVFTFAAVNNLNKPVRIFIEKEY from the coding sequence ATGGTTGAGAAAATACTAAACACCGAAACAAGGCAGTTTAAGGTTGCGTTTCCGAGTACTTTAAATGACAATCACACTTTATTTGGTGGAATAGCCATGCAATGGATGGATGAAGTTGCTTATATTACAGCAAGAAGATTTGCTCAGCAAAAAATGGTTACAGTATCGGTAGATAAAATTAAGTTTTTACAACCAATTAATTCTGGGTCAATTGTTGAAGTGGTTGGTAGAGTTTCAAAAGTAAAAAATGCAATAATAGAAATTCAAACAAATGTATATATTGAGGAGATGTTGGTAAAAAAGAACGCTATTGAAGCGGTATTTACATTTGCAGCCGTGAATAATCTAAATAAACCAGTCCGAATATTTATTGAAAAGGAGTATTAA
- a CDS encoding Crp/Fnr family transcriptional regulator yields MANTDCRLCTYKLTAARSLSEVELEVLGGNCAQISFKKGESIFREGTFATNIVYLKSGLVKVHMKGPAGEKILRLTKAPAYLGLPTTFGVKVNQYSATALTATNICFISLDTFREFIVGNGNFAYEVILDLCRNELADYQRYTNMSQKQLPGRLAEILLCMSHDVFKSNEFELPLTINELADFISTSRESVSRQLSEFCKDGIINLNKKELTIQNGEMLKIISQKG; encoded by the coding sequence ATGGCAAACACTGATTGTAGATTGTGTACTTACAAGTTAACTGCAGCAAGGTCTCTTTCAGAAGTTGAGTTGGAGGTACTTGGCGGTAATTGTGCTCAAATATCATTTAAGAAAGGGGAGAGCATTTTCCGTGAGGGAACTTTTGCAACCAATATTGTATACTTAAAGTCGGGCTTGGTTAAGGTTCACATGAAGGGGCCGGCTGGCGAAAAAATTCTTCGATTAACAAAGGCGCCGGCATATTTAGGGTTACCTACTACGTTTGGCGTTAAGGTAAACCAGTACTCTGCCACAGCATTAACTGCAACCAATATTTGCTTTATCTCTCTCGATACTTTTCGTGAATTTATTGTTGGTAATGGGAACTTTGCGTATGAGGTAATTCTTGACTTATGTAGGAATGAACTGGCCGATTACCAGCGGTACACAAACATGTCGCAAAAACAATTGCCGGGTCGGCTTGCGGAAATTCTTCTTTGTATGTCGCACGATGTTTTTAAGTCGAATGAGTTTGAATTACCCTTAACCATTAATGAACTTGCTGATTTTATAAGCACTTCGCGCGAGAGTGTTAGCCGCCAGCTGAGTGAATTTTGTAAGGATGGAATTATAAACTTGAATAAAAAAGAACTTACAATCCAGAATGGAGAAATGCTTAAGATAATTAGCCAAAAAGGATAA